One part of the Raphanus sativus cultivar WK10039 chromosome 7, ASM80110v3, whole genome shotgun sequence genome encodes these proteins:
- the LOC108814313 gene encoding uncharacterized protein LOC108814313, which yields MEKRMENAGWNPVPQFGGWDQKGSDETNYSVVFSKARANRKLNKAGVRHSSLGSEQDLMASARRHHYHQQHLQHHRETQDDDPVMKKKRILTYINCCIRPN from the exons AATGCTGGATGGAATCCAGTTCCACAGTTCGGAGGGTGGGACCAAAAAGGATCAGACGAAACAAACTACTCGGTTGTGTTCTCAAAAGCTCGAGCTAACAGGAAGCTGAACAAAGCTGGTGTCAGACATTCTAGTTTGGGAAGCGAACAAGACCTCATGGCTAGTGCTCGTCGTCACCACTACCACCAACAACATCTTCAACATCACCGCGAAACCCAAGACGATGACCCTGTCATG aagaagaagaggatctTGACCTACATTAATTGTTGTATAAGGCCAAACTAG